In Amycolatopsis sp. FBCC-B4732, the genomic stretch GAACAGTCTAGGTGCTTACTACGACAAGTCTTGCATTAACGCGATGTCCGCCGTAACGAAAAGGTGCAGCTCAGGCGCGCGCCTTGACGTTGGTGAGCACGGTGTCGGCCACTTGCGGCGCGACGTCGAAGCAATCCTTGCCTTCGGCCGCGGACTTGTCGCCGAGCGTCAACGCCGTCGAGAACGCCAGCTTGTCGGTCACGCCGACGACGATCACGCAGGCACGCTTGTCCTCGGTGTTCGTGTAGGCGACGGCGGGAAATCCTTGGACCGGCTCGAGCTGCTGCCAACGCGCGGCCTTGGGCTTCACGTTCTCGTAAGCCAGCCCGATCCCCTGTTCGGATTGCGTTTGGTAGGTGACCGTGATGCCCGCTCCCGATCCTGAGGCACTGCTCCACTGGCACATCGGGCCGAGTTCGGTGTCACTGGGCTTGGCCGGGGTCGACTGTCCGAGGAAGTGGGCGAGCTGGCTGCCGGTGAGTGCGGTGTCGCACGGACTGCCATCGAGTGCCGTCGCCGGGAGGGGACTCTGGACCGTGGGTACGTCGCTGTTCGCCGAACTGGTGCTCGGCGGTGTGGATGTGGTGGTCTCCGGTGCTTTCGGGGTGCCGTTGCACGCGGAGATCAGCAAGCTGCCGGCCATGATCGCGGCCACGGTCGTGATGGATCGCTTCTTCATTCGAGGGCCCCGCTCGTCTTGTTCGTATCCTCTGCCGCTTGCCGGTCGGTCGCCTCGACGATCCCGAGCGCCTTCTGCAGCCGCTTGATCAACTCGGACAGGTAGTCGTACTGGTAGTCGAGGTGGCCTTGGTAGAAGCGCCCGGCCTCGTTCACACCGTTCGGGCCGACGACGGCGGCGGTGCTGGCCGGCTCCTGCGCGGGTGGCGTCGCCTGCGACAGCACTTGCGCGGCGTCGCGTTGCTGCTGGATCGAAATCCGCAGGTCCTCCGCGTTCTTGAGCATCGCCCGCATATCCGCCGAGCTCATCGCGAACCCCTGCCCGCCGGCCGGCGGCGGTCCCGAACTCGGCATGTCCGTCGCCCAGAAGCCGATCCCGCTGAAGATCGAGCCCGTCATCGTCCTCCCCCTAACCCGTTCAGGGTCGCGTACAGCACCTCGGTCAGCGCACCCCGGGTCCCCGGCTGGAAGCTGACCATCCGCTCGCGCCCCGGGTACACGTACGTCAGCACCCGCCCGGCCCCGGCCACGTCCACCGCGGTGATCGGCGCGCTGCGCGAACCCCGATTCACGGCGTAGCACTGGTGCAGCCCCGTCCGCGGCGACGCCA encodes the following:
- a CDS encoding DUF3558 domain-containing protein — its product is MAAIMAGSLLISACNGTPKAPETTTSTPPSTSSANSDVPTVQSPLPATALDGSPCDTALTGSQLAHFLGQSTPAKPSDTELGPMCQWSSASGSGAGITVTYQTQSEQGIGLAYENVKPKAARWQQLEPVQGFPAVAYTNTEDKRACVIVVGVTDKLAFSTALTLGDKSAAEGKDCFDVAPQVADTVLTNVKARA